The Candidatus Omnitrophota bacterium genome contains a region encoding:
- the purD gene encoding phosphoribosylamine--glycine ligase: MNVLVIGSGGREHALVWKLKQSPKVKNIFCAPGNGGIEKDAKCVDIKIDDIQGLRDFAQKNNIGLTVVGPEIPLVAGIVDSFEEKGLKIFGPSKQAAQLEGSKVFSKEFMKKYDIPTASFQSFDDAEKAKAFLEDKVFPLVVKADGLAAGKGVMICQNKEEAEQALDEIMLEKVFSEAGNRVIIEDCLVGEEASILAISDGHQFVVLDSSQDHKRIFDEDIGPNTGGMGAYSPTPVITKEKLVDIALNVIGPTIQGMKEEGAPFKGVLYAGMMMTQDGPMVLEFNVRFGDPETQAILPRLKTDLLDVFLSACNGSLHEIRLEWDKGTCVCVVMSSRGYPGVYEKGKVIKGLSDVQECADTIVFHAGTKKQNDQIVTCAGRVLGVTSLGNDIEQAIVKVYNAVEKIQFEGCFFRRDIGEKALKRKEELSEKRIY, from the coding sequence ATGAACGTCTTAGTTATTGGTTCTGGCGGCAGAGAGCACGCGCTGGTATGGAAACTAAAGCAGAGTCCAAAGGTAAAGAATATCTTTTGTGCTCCAGGCAATGGCGGCATTGAGAAAGACGCGAAATGTGTTGATATTAAAATTGATGATATTCAAGGATTGCGTGATTTTGCTCAAAAGAATAATATTGGTTTAACTGTGGTGGGCCCTGAGATTCCTTTGGTTGCTGGGATTGTAGATTCTTTTGAAGAAAAAGGATTGAAAATTTTTGGTCCAAGCAAGCAAGCAGCTCAACTGGAAGGAAGCAAAGTTTTTTCAAAAGAATTTATGAAGAAATACGATATTCCGACGGCTAGCTTTCAGAGTTTTGATGATGCTGAGAAAGCAAAGGCGTTCTTGGAAGATAAAGTTTTTCCCCTTGTTGTTAAAGCTGATGGACTGGCGGCTGGCAAAGGTGTTATGATTTGTCAAAATAAAGAAGAGGCAGAGCAGGCCTTGGATGAGATTATGCTTGAGAAGGTTTTTAGTGAGGCGGGTAACAGAGTGATTATTGAAGATTGTCTTGTTGGAGAAGAAGCCTCTATTTTAGCGATTAGCGACGGACATCAATTTGTTGTTTTAGATTCTTCTCAAGACCATAAGCGTATTTTTGATGAGGATATAGGACCAAACACAGGAGGGATGGGAGCTTATTCACCGACTCCGGTGATTACCAAAGAAAAATTGGTTGATATTGCCCTTAATGTTATTGGACCGACAATACAGGGCATGAAAGAAGAAGGGGCCCCATTCAAAGGTGTTTTGTACGCGGGGATGATGATGACGCAAGATGGTCCTATGGTTTTGGAATTTAATGTGCGTTTTGGTGATCCTGAAACACAAGCTATTTTACCACGTCTAAAAACTGATCTTTTGGATGTTTTTTTGTCTGCTTGCAATGGGTCTCTTCACGAAATAAGACTTGAATGGGACAAGGGGACTTGTGTTTGCGTTGTGATGAGTTCTCGAGGATATCCTGGAGTTTATGAAAAAGGAAAAGTGATCAAAGGTTTATCCGATGTTCAGGAGTGTGCAGATACGATTGTGTTTCATGCAGGAACAAAAAAACAGAACGATCAGATCGTCACTTGCGCAGGACGGGTGTTAGGAGTGACAAGCCTTGGCAATGATATTGAACAGGCTATTGTTAA